A genomic stretch from Oncorhynchus tshawytscha isolate Ot180627B linkage group LG07, Otsh_v2.0, whole genome shotgun sequence includes:
- the LOC112255263 gene encoding taste receptor type 1 member 3, producing MEVPLRLLVLCWVLGAGHSQSSPPWFQNITTNLFNSSGDILLGGLFPINELTSNLSHRVKPDNISCDRINEHGLGMALVMKYTVDEINANSTLLPGIRLGYEIFDTCKQSAVIVKPTLLFLTEDSNRELAVMCNYTDYVTRVAAVIGPSTSEMVSVIGKLLGFFLIPQISYLATSDMFSDKSMYPSFLRTVPSDKRQVEAMVYLLNSFQWNWVAVVGSEDEYGRQGQRQFSTLAAKSSICVGYEGLIPMYRDPQPVVREILDRIAEAKVGVVVVFSLSQPARAFFTEVIRRNLTGVWVASDAWALHKDVSTLPNIHTVGTIIAFAVQSQTLALLTPYTSELFSRIREERARQPSPDTESTRGMNQCPDCWNLSPDNVHLVTEPILLRSAFSVYAAIYSVAHALHNLLGCNANSCPRGPKIKVYPWQLLEVLKKVNFSLNGSHFEFDSNGNPNIGYNVLQWVWRNNSLSFKDVGTFYKNLSINNTLIQWHTGSTKAPESTCSSECGPGQVRRVKGFHSCCYDCIECLPGTFQNGTMDIQCTQCLDGQWSLVRSTNCTEPTFDFLTWSQPESLGLLLAMLVLLVCQGAVGVLLLQHRGSPLVRASGGALGGVALLSLMGGCACLLLFLGQPGELVCRLQLPLSSIFQTVTLSTILAISLQIVYVTEFPGKAPFHLDTLRGPGGCLLVLACCGVQAGICGYYVQEGPSLSQYLAKMKVTFVRKFLRCPVEPILGLGLMQGFNGLLALTSFMCTFMSVKSVRQYNLARDITFSTLTYCVVWVVFIPIYTGLNDKDRSIIHVSVSLLSNMGLMAAYYLPKCHLLLKKPELNTEEHFRTFLEEAEATPQEEHDQGPAEEEQGSAGEGQGSGEGQGSGKGQGSGEGQGSGKGQG from the exons ATGGAGGTGCCATTAAGACTGCTGGTTCTATGCTGGGTGTTAGGAGCAGGGCATAGTCAGAGCTCTCCACCATGGTTCCAGAACATCACTACCAACCTGTTTAACTCTTCGGGAGACATCCTCCTCGGGGGGCTCTTCCCCATCAACGAGCTCACCAGCAACCTGAGCCACAGAGTGAAGCCGGACAACATTAGCTGTGACAG GATTAATGAGCATGGGCTAGGTATGGCCCTTGTGATGAAGTACACAGTGGATGAGATCAACGCCAACTCCACCCTACTCCCTGGCATCAGGCTGGGCTATGAGATCTTCGACACCTGCAAGCAGTCTGCCGTCATCGTGAAGCCCACACTCCTCTTCCTCACTGAGGACTCCAACCGAGAGCTGGCCGTCATGTGTAACTACACAGACTATGTGACCCGTGTGGCGGCTGTCATCGGCCCATCCACCTCAGAGATGGTCTCAGTCATAGGAAAACTATTGGGATTCTTCCTCATACCACAG aTCAGCTACCTCGCAACTAGTGACATGTTCAGTGACAAGAGTATGTACCCATCGTTCCTGCGCACCGTGCCCAGTGACAAGAGGCAGGTGGAGGCCATGGTGTATCTGCTGAACAGTTTCCAGTGGAACTGGGTGGCCGTGGTGGGCAGTGAGGATGAGTACGGACGCCAGGGCCAGCGCCAGTTCTCCACCCTGGCAGCAAAGAGCTCCATCTGTGTGGGCTACGAGGGGTTAATCCCTATGTACCGTGACCCACAGCCAGTGGTCAGAGAGATCCTGGATCGCATCGCAGAGGCCAAGGTGGGAGTGGTGGTGGTCTTTTCCCTCTCCCAGCCTGCCAGAGCCTTCTTCACTGAG GTGATCAGGAGGAATCTGACAGGTGTGTGGGTGGCCAGCGATGCGTGGGCCCTGCACAAAGACGTATCAACTCTCCCAAACATCCACACTGTGGGCACTATCATTGCCTTCGCAGTCCAGAGCCAGACCCTGGCCCTGCTCACACCCTACACCAGTGAACTCTTCTCCaggatcagagaggagagggccagGCAGCCCTCACCAGATACAGAGTCAACCCGTGGTATGAACCAGTGCCCAGACTGCTGGAACCTGTCCCCAGACAACGTACATCTAGTGACAGAGCCCATACTGCTGAGGTCAGCTTTCAGTGTCTATGCTGCCATCTACAGTGTTGCACACGCACTGCACAATCTGCTCGGGTGCAATGCCAATAGTTGCCCTAGAGGCCCTAAAATCAAAGTCTATCCCTGGCAG CTGTTGGAGGTGCTGAAGAAGGTCAACTTCAGTCTAAATGGAAGTCATTTTGAGTTTGACAGTAATGGAAACCCAAACATTGGCTACAACGTACTACAGTGGGTCTGGAGAAACAACAGTCTGAGTTTCAAAGATGTCGGCACCTTCTATAAGAACCTGTCAATTAACAACaccctcatccaatggcatacaGGCAGTACTAAG GCCCCTGAGTCTACCTGTTCCTCTGAGTGTGGCCCTGGCCAGGTGCGCAGAGTGAAAGGTTTCCATTCCTGCTGCTATGACTGTATTGAATGTTTACCGGGCACCTTCCAGAATGGCACAA tGGACATCCAGTGTACCCAGTGTCTAGATGGCCAGTGGTCCCTGGTACGTAGCACCAACTGCACCGAGCCTACCTTTGACTTCCTGACCTGGAGCCAGCCTGAGTCCCTGGGGTTGCTGCTGGCCATGCTGGTGCTGCTGGTCTGTCAGGGGGCTGTGGGGGTCCTTCTCCTGCAGCACCGGGGGTCTCCACTGGTGAGGGCCTCTGGGGGGGCCCTGGGTGGTGTGGCCCTCCTCAGCCTGATGGGGGGCTGTGCCTGCCTGCTGCTGTTCCTGGGCCAGCCGGGGGAGCTGGTGTGTCGTCTGCAGCTGCCCCTCAGCTCTATTTTCCAAACGGTCACCCTGTCCACCATCCTAGCCATCTCACTGCAG ATTGTGTACGTGACAGAATTCCCTGGCAAGGCTCCTTTTCATCTGGATACACTGAGAGGCCCTGGAGGCTGTCTGCTAGTATTGGCCTGCTGTGGAGTGCAGGCAGGGATCTGTGGGTACTATGTCCAGGAAGGGCCCTCTCTATCCCAgtacctggccaagatgaaggtGACCTTTGTGAGGAAGTTCCTGCGATGCCCTGTGGAACCCATTTTAGGTCTGGGCCTGATGCAGGGCTTCAATGGCCTCCTCGCCCTCACATCCTTCATGTGCACCTTCATGTCTGTGAAGAGCGTTCGACAGTACAACCTGGCCAGAGATATCACCTTCTCCACCCTGACCTACTGCGTGGTTTGGGTGGTCTTCATCCCCATCTACACCGGTCTGAATGACAAAGACCGCTCCATCATTCATGTATCTGTTAGTTTGCTCAGTAACATGGGGCTGATGGCGGCCTACTATCTGCCAAAATGTCACCTGCTGCTGAAGAAACCTGAGCTCAACACAGA